One region of Alosa sapidissima isolate fAloSap1 chromosome 1, fAloSap1.pri, whole genome shotgun sequence genomic DNA includes:
- the LOC121713701 gene encoding alanine aminotransferase 2-like, translating into MSLLREASSRLWSIRSSEQVALAKRAAQITAELQQGVTRPYKNVIDCSWGDPHREGLNPLTFVRQVVAACLYPSLLTSEVLPVDVQLRAKGLLGECGGGSVGSYTSTAGIPKIVQSVSEFISQRDGAVPSSPENIFITLGSQRSLMMVLKIFVKNEGTIQTGVLSPVPSYPYFNMALSMQGGVMVPYHLCEEQGWKLKVDELSRALHAARGHCNPMALYVINPGNPTGQVQSRKSIEDVIRFAAEEKLFLLADEVYQDSVHDPKCEFVSYKKVLFEMGPPFSSSVELASFNSISKGYFGECGLRGGYVEFVNLDPTVMGHVYTLFSMDNCAAVLGQIILDIMAHPPQPGDPSYPTFSEEVRAIQDTLASNVQRVQTVLGSLPGISCQPIKGGIFAFPQLHIPPCAIQQAKEAGMEPDVFYASRLLEETGLCVGAGSEHGQSEGTHHIRLCIATPTENMEEVLNRLSTFHLSFRSHFS; encoded by the exons ATGTCCCTCCTGAGAGAGGCCAGCTCTAGGCTGTGGAGTATCCGGAGCTCGGAGCAGGTGGCTCTAGCCAAAAGAGCAGCACAGATCACTGCAGAGCTTCAACAA gGAGTGACAAGGCCTTACAAGAATGTGATTGATTGTTCTTGGGGTGACCCACACAGAGAAGGACTAAATCCCTTAACTTTTGTCCGTCAG GTTGTTGCTGCCTGTTTGTACCCCTCTTTGCTAACTAGTGAGGTGCTGCCTGTTGATGTACAACTGAGAGCCAAGGGCTTATTAGGGGAGTGCGGGGGTGGAAGCGTGG GCTCATACACCTCCACTGCTGGAATCCCCAAAATTGTACAGAGTGTGTCTGAGTTCATTTCGCAAAGAGATGGGGCTGTGCCGTCCTCACCAGAGAACATTTTTATCACCTTAGGTTCTCAGCGATCCCTTATG ATGGTGCTGAAGATTTTTGTCAAGAATGAAGGCACCATACAGACTGGTGTGCTTTCACCTGTACCCTCATACCCCTACTTCAACATGGCACTGTCAATGCAAGGAGGTGTCATGGTGCCTTACCACCTGTGTGAGGAGCAGGGTTGGAAATTGAAAGTGGATGAGTTGAGCAGAGCCCTCCATGCTGCCAGGGGGCACTGCAATCCCATGGCACTTTATGTTATTAACCCTGGCAACCCAACAG GTCAAGTCCAGAGCCGGAAGTCTATTGAGGACGTGATTCGATTTGCTGCTGAGGAAAAGTTGTTCCTGCTGGCAGATGAG GTATACCAGGATAGTGTGCATGATCCAaagtgtgagtttgtgtcttATAAGAAAGTGCTTTTTGAGATGGGCCCACCATTTTCCAGCTCTGTGGAGTTGGCCTCCTTCAACTCCATCTCTAAAGGATACTTTGGCGA ATGTGGTTTGCGTGGTGGGTATGTAGAGTTTGTGAACCTGGACCCTACAGTCATGGGACACGTGTACACCTTGTTTTCCATGGACAACTGTGCAGCTGTCTTAGGGCAGATCATTCTGGATATTATGGCTCATCCACCACAACCAGGAGATCCTTCCTACCCAACATTCTCTGAA GAAGTCAGAGCCATACAGGACACACTGGCCAGTAATGTGCAGAGGGTCCAAACAGTTCTTGGTTCCCTACCTGGCATCAGTTGCCAGCCCATCAAAGGGGGCATATTTGCTTTCCCTCAACTCCATATCCCACCATGTGCCATACAGCAGGCTAAG GAGGCTGGCATGGAGCCTGATGTGTTCTACGCCAGTCGTCTTCTGGAGGAGActgggctgtgtgtgggagcaggTTCTGAGCATGGCCAGAGCGAAGGCACTCACCACATCAG ACTGTGCATTGCAACCCCGACAGAGAACATGGAGGAGGTACTGAACAGACTGTCCACCTTCCACCTCAGCTTCCGGAGCCACTTCTCCTGA
- the dhx30 gene encoding ATP-dependent RNA helicase DHX30: protein MALPGFTLMRLRALCNLGSKTFEIGNRVGINCTWASRHSTKVGPVGTLEGTAETTKGHPSLLNEFPEPKDLLYRTLARSLGLSDPSHLIQYNCTDGEVKRATVTVMWPQKIETVGFGSRKILAERHAAAAACQKLKELGVLEADNLPRRKKGRGRASPASVWQDEDEECEVPLYKSTFLSRPQSRTKRLIPVSKIPEDDPRVQEARSIFSQPKALLWRVIQMAVSPNKVRETVQYRTVGRKFKTCELTLHWPEKVTFEAFGRNKLEAEKKASALACLRLKELELLDENNEPLTHAQYHKEEVREAGKRMRQPCSLVIPEELEDKMRRYLTQYPIEAEMQKLWAEEDQQAASHQAYEEDDEAEEEAVIDTITGQPYRPLAPAQEQRLSDRLLNQWESANPGLGVSLPVDAHRERVVSVVEGARVVVLAGETGCGKTTRVPRFLLEGRIRAGEGAGCNILVTQPRRISAVSVAQRVAQEMGPALKPSVGYQVRLESRPPERSGGALLFLTVGVLLRKLQSNPTLRGVSHVVVDEVHERDVNTDLLLALLRAVLPQNPHLRLVLMSATGDTQRLVQYFGGCPVVHVPGFMHPVRERYLEEVLREMGRQPQQQQAVQQSRARRGDDDDDATPDLNLVANVINHIHKTGDPGAVLCFLPGWQDIKAVQQKLEESPSFRSGSQMILPLHSSMSVADQQAVFQRPPEGQRKIVLATNIAETSITIDDIVHVVDVGSQKEQSYDPKTKVSCLDTVWVSRSNVTQRKGRAGRCQPGHSYHLFPRERLDSMTTFPIPEILRTPLESLVLQAKIHSPQSKAVEFLSQVLDSPDRTAIKEAVRILQEIGVLDKLESLTPLGERVACMSCDPRLGKVLVLSALFRCTSPLISVAACLTRDPFYNSMENRALIHEAKEELGGSSCSDFLVFSRAVQGWREEQDRDCRNEYLNKYTLSGASLRFIQGLARQFSVNLCEAELVSNPNDCLRPSSTYNQFSQEDELLKAVLMAGLYPNLIQVKRGVVNKGRFRPDGISFRTQTGPVIMHRSTINRGKTQLPSRWMTFFSAVQSNGQVFIRDSSSVHPLALLLMTDCDLTERVSGDHVEVALPGRSLVRWELSTETWNLLWELRTSLQAMFHRNLRPHAGTDSPQDTELISLLVDLLNHTDQQGEDGHSDAE from the exons ATGGCGCTGCCCGGCTTTACACTCATGCGGCTCCGTGCGTTGTGCAACCTTGGAAGTAAAACGTTTGAAATTGGGAACCGGGTGGGAATAAATTGTACCTGGGCCAGTCGACACAGTACCAAAGTCGGTCCAGTTGGTACACTTGAAGGAACAGCCGAAACAACAAAAG GTCATCCTAGCCTGCTGAATGAGTTCCCAGAACCAAAAGATCTTCTCTACCGTACCTTGGCCCGTTCTCTAGGGCTGTCCGATCCTTCTCATCTCATCCAGTACAACTGCACCGATGGAGAGGTCAAG AGGGCCACTGTGACGGTGATGTGGCCTCAAAAGATCGAGACTGTGGGTTTTGGCTCCAGGAAGATTTTAGCAGAGCGCCATGCTGCAGCGGCAGCTTGTCAGAAACTGAAG GAACTGGGTGTCTTGGAAGCAGATAACCTTCCCAGAAGGAAAAAGGGCAGAGGACGAGCTTCACCTGCATCTGTGTGgcaggatgaggatgaggagtgTGAAGTCCCGCTGTACAAAAGTACATTTCTCAGCAGACCACAGAGCAGGACGAAGAGGCTTATTCCTGTTTCTAA GATACCAGAAGATGATCCAAGAGTTCAGGAAGCTCGGTCAATATTCTCTCAGCCAAAAGCTCTCCTTTGGAGGGTCATTCAGATGGCTGTGTCGCCTAACAAAGTCAGA GAAACTGTTCAATACCGCACAGTGGGCAGGAAGTTTAAGACCTGTGAACTAACCCTGCACTGGCCCGAGAAGGTGACATTTGAGGCTTTTGGGCGTAACAAATTGGAAGCAGAAAAGAAAGCCTCTGCTCTGGCTTGTCTCAGACTAAAG GAACTGGAGTTGCTTGATGAGAACAATGAGCCTCTCACCCACGCCCAGTACCATAAGGAAGAGGTGCGAGAGGCAGGGAAAAGGATGCGGCAGCCCTGTAGCCTCGTCATCCctgaggagctggaggacaAGATGAGACGGTACCTCACTCAG taccCCATTGAGGCTGAGATGCAGAAACTCTGGGCTGAGGAAGATCAGCAAGCCGCAAGCCATCAGGCCTACGAGGAAGATGATGAAGCGGAAGAGGAAGCTGTCATAGACACCATCACAGGTCAGCCTTACCGCCCCCTTGCTCCTGCCCAGGAGCAACGTCTGAGTGACAGGCTGTTGAACCAATGGGAGAGCGCCAATCCCGGCCTGGGCGTGAGCCTGCCCGTGGACGCTCACCGTGAGCGGGTGGTGTCGGTGGTGGAAGGGGCGCGCGTGGTGGTGCTGGCAGGGGAGACGGGGTGCGGGAAGACCACACGTGTGCCACGCTTCCTGTTGGAGGGCCGCATTCGGGCTGGTGAGGGCGCAGGGTGCAACATCCTGGTCACGCAGCCACGACGAATCAGTGCTGTGTCCGTGGCCCAGCGGGTCGCCCAGGAAATGGGCCCAGCTCTCAAACCCAGTGTGGGCTACCAG GTGCGTTTGGAGTCGCGTCCGCCGGAGCGGAGTGGCGGGGCGCTGCTCTTCCTGACTGTGGGTGTGCTGCTGCGCAAGCTCCAGAGCAACCCCACGCTGCGCGGGGTCAGTCACGTGGTGGTGGACGAGGTGCACGAGCGCGACGTCAACACCGACCTGCTGCTGGCACTGCTGCGCGCGGTGCTGCCCCAGAACCCCCACTTGCGCCTGGTGCTCATGAGCGCCACAGGAGACACGCAGCGGCTGGTGCAGTACTTCGGCGGCTGCCCCGTGGTGCACGTGCCCGGGTTCATGCACCCGGTGCGGGAGCGCTACCTGGAGGAGGTGCTGAGGGAGATGGGCCGccagccgcagcagcagcaagctGTCCAGCAGAGCAGGGCACGA AGAGGGGATGACGACGATGATGCTACCCCAGATCTCAATCTGGTTGCTAATGTCATCAACCACATTCACAAAACAGGGGATCCAG GTGCAGTCTTGTGTTTCCTGCCTGGCTGGCAGGACATTAAAGCTGTGCAGCAGAAGCTGGAGGAGAGTCCGTCGTTCCGATCAGGCTCTCAGATGATCTTACCAT TGCACTCCAGCATGTCTGTGGCAGACCAGCAGGCTGTGTTTCAGCGCCCCCCAGAGGGGCAGCGCAAGATTGTCCTGGCCACCAACATTGCAGAGACGTCCATTACCATCGATGATATTGTTCACGTGGTGGATGTCGGCTCTCAGAAGGAGCAGAGCTATGACCCCAAGACAAAG GTTTCCTGTCTGGACACAGTCTGGGTGTCGCGGTCTAATGTCACCCAGCGTAAAGGCAGGGCGGGCAGGTGCCAACCCGGGCATTCTTACCACCTGTTCCCCCGCGAACGCCTGGACTCTATGACAACGTTCCCCATCCCAGAGATCCTGCGCACCCCTCTGGAGAGTCTGGTGCTACAGGCCAAGATTCACAGCCCACAGAGCAAG GCAGTAGAGTTCTTATCACAGGTGCTGGATTCTCCAGATCGGACAGCCATTAAGGAAGCTGTGAGGATTTTGCAGGAAATTG GCGTGCTGGACAAATTGGAGAGTCTGACCCCTCTGGGCGAGCGGGTGGCCTGCATGTCGTGTGACCCACGCCTTGGGAAGGTTCTGGTGCTGTCCGCTCTCTTCCGCTGCACCTCCCCCCTCATCTCGGTGGCTGCGTGCCTGACCAGAGACCCCTTCTACAACAGTATGGAGAACAGAGCCCTCATCCACGAG GCCAAAGAGGAACTGGGAGGCTCCAGCTGCAGTGACTTCCTGGTGTTCAGTCGTGCTGTGCAGGGCTGGAGGGAGGAGCAGGACCGGGACTGCAGGAATGAGTATCTGAATAAGTACACTCTGTCTGGGGCCAGTCTGCGCTTCATCCAGG GCCTGGCTCGTCAGTTCAGTGTGAACCTCTGTGAGGCTGAGCTGGTCTCCAACCCCAATGACTGCCTCCGTCCCTCCTCCACCTACAACCAGTTCAGCCAAGAGGACGAGCTGCTCAAAGCCGTGCTGATGGCTGGTCTCTACCCAAACCTCATACAG GTGAAGAGAGGTGTTGTGAACAAAGGTAGATTTCGGCCTGACGGCATCTCTTTCCGCACTCAGACTGGGCCCGTGATAATGCACCGGTCTACCATCAACAG AGGTAAAACCCAGCTTCCCAGCCGTTGGATGACATTCTTCAGTGCAGTCCAGTCAAACGGTCAGGTGTTCATCAGGGACTCCTCCTCAGTCCATCCACTAGCCCTGCTCCTGATGACCGACTGTGACCTcacagagagag TTTCTGGTGACCATGTTGAGGTAGCCCTGCCTGGACGGTCTCTCGTGCGCTGGGAGCTGTCCACAGAGACGTGGAACCTGCTGTGGGAGTTGCGCACATCCCTACAGGCCATGTTCCATCGGAACCTGCGTCCCCACGCCGGGACCGACAGCCCTCAGGACACGGAGCTCATCTCCCTCTTGGTGGACCTTCTGAACCACACGGACCAGCAGGGGGAGGATGGACACAGTGATGCGGAGTGA